Proteins from a genomic interval of Rhinopithecus roxellana isolate Shanxi Qingling unplaced genomic scaffold, ASM756505v1 contig4826, whole genome shotgun sequence:
- the LOC115896086 gene encoding cancer/testis antigen family 45 member A10-like, which produces MTDKTEKVAVDPEPVFKRPRECDSPSYQKRQRMALLARKHGAGDSLTAGSAMSKEKKLKTGDGIPPIQLDSQIDDFAGFSKDKLMQKPGSNAPVGGIVTSNFSGDDLKCREIVPLPKSQEEINADIKHQIVKEIQSIGRKYERIFKLLKRVQGPIEVKKVFFESIIKEAARCMSRDFVQLLEKKLEHMIGSTCPWRIMATQMHNLIND; this is translated from the exons ATGACCGATAAAACAGAGAAGGTGGCTGTAGATCCTGAACCCGTGTTTAAACGTCCCAGGGAATGTGACAGTCCTTCATATcagaaaaggcagaggatggcCCTGTTGGCAAGGAAACACGGAGCAGGAGACAGCCTTACTGCAGGCTCTGCCATGTCCAAAGAAAAGA AGCTTAAGACAGGAGATGGTATTCCACCCATCCAATTGGATTCTCAGATTGATGACTTCGCTGGTTTCAGCAAAGATAAGCTGATGCAGAAACCTGGTAGCAATGCACCTGTGGGAGGAATTGTTACCAGCAATTTCTCTGGAGATGACCTAAAATGCAGAGAAATAGTCCCTTTACCCAAAAGCCAAGAAGAAATTAATGCTGATATAAAACATCAAATAGTGAAGGAAATCCAAAGCATTGGACGAA aatACGAAAGGATCTTCAAATTGCTTAAAAGAGTGCAAGGACCTATAGAAGTcaagaaagtattttttgaatCCATCATCAAGGAAGCAGCAAG ATGTATGAGCCGAGACTTCGTTCAGCTCCTTGAGAAGAAACTGGAGCATATGATTGGAAGTACTTGTCCATGGAGGATTATGGCAACCCAAATGCATAATCTCATTAATGATTGA